From Thunnus maccoyii chromosome 21, fThuMac1.1, whole genome shotgun sequence, the proteins below share one genomic window:
- the flt3 gene encoding receptor-type tyrosine-protein kinase FLT3, with the protein MITAVLLLCAVGVYCSDGRAVQSQACVPSPEVECFLPADYLNASGPVSVEVSYGKKLIISLEGLYGYSDCHWIQGTDTVPTANGSHSIILPPLYETDSGEYTLSCEAGSGTRFSLPVALHVVMTRPTKPRLTLIKTESSRSSPYFKCVSGGSPKPTLSWTGEPYKRNVPGKSETAERTIKSTDYIHKGVMCCATNLEGQECSQLYDYDIDSGSMENEVSNVTLSPGQSLLLRCRQKREIRKPSVLRWEKGSTIKNAVACPSKNKEEICIRDDVHLDSQMSYMLIESVSVDHTGTYTCRSSNNKMKSVNIHVQAEGFLSVQLDDSKIISAQEEPTPCLQANVFYHPMLQRCTWEDPDKKRTKCIRDAWVTMHRTVKLCEKLKSGEYKLHLEAGGQKETKNISVCVVDKPKFNLNTADNTFTIETRSPVPANYSWMSCSTNDSCEADYAWEEIPNTNETDTDVSCDKPIKSLLSRHQVDGHQLKFCLTNSVGSWCETFPVYEWPSPQLSRVVSNPENGSLMVLKVGSLVLLLALCVVSIVLAYFVKKKKPQYQPQLQVIQMVGPNDNDYIYINFKDFQYDQKWEFPRENLELGNELGSGAFGMVVQATAYGINKPGVSQQVAVKMLKEKHQTVEKEALMSELKMLTHIGHHANIVNLLGACTDTGPIYLIFQYCCHGDLLNYLKNNSERYHKSVTDAFNKDRFRSLYHNLQPRKTSSEQETAVDNYVPMYNSTTRGQEDIALLTMNSCDMDSFEDLESYENPDDQTDDLQALTFDDLLSFAYQVAKGMEFLSSKNCIHRDLAARNVLVTKDRLVKIGDFGLARDIDNDSNYVVRGNVRLPVKWMAPESIFQGMYTMKSDVWAYGILLWEIFSLGVTPYPGMKVDHQFYSMIERGFKMECPYYANDSVYEMMCMCWAPDPCDRPSFSKLVSFMSVQLTDREEKLYHNMLNESSCDYQNAPAILDISFLTKQNESKMQSANDYCQTHATEESKAEVCDSDTVETDEKLLKNSATE; encoded by the exons ATGATCACTG CTGTTCTCCTGCTGTGTGCGGTCGGGGTTTACTGCTCTGATGGCAGAGCGGTGCAGAGCCAAGCCTGCGTGCCCTCTCCTGAG GTGGAATGTTTTCTGCCAGCTGACTATCTGAATGCATCTGGTCCTGTCAGCGTGGAGGTGAGTTATGGCAAGAAACTCATTATCTCTCTGGAGGGCCTCTATGGATACTCCGACTGCCACTGGATCCAAGGAACAGACACAGTACCAACAGC GAACGGGAGTCACTCCATTATCCTACCACCGCTTTATGAGACAGATTCTGGGGAATACACACTGAGCTGTGAAGCTGGCAGTGGGACCAGGTTCTCACTGCCTGTGGCTCTGCATGTAGTAATGA CACGTCCCACAAAACCACGATTGACGCTGATCAAGACAGAGAGCTCTAGGAGTTCCCCATATTTTAAGTGTGTCTCTGGAGGCTCGCCGAAGCCCACACTTAGTTGGACTGG AGAGCCTTATAAGAGAAATGTTCCTGGAAAAAGCGAAACTGCAGAGAGGACAATAAAGAGTACAGACTATATTCATAAAGGAGTGATGTGTTGTGCTACTAACCTTGAAGGACAAGAGTGCTCCCAACTGTATGACTACG acaTAGACAGTGGGTCCATGGAAAATGAGGTTTCTAACGTGACCCTGAGCCCTGGTCAGTCTTTACTACTTCGCTGCCGACAAAAACGTGAAATACGAAAACCGTCTGTGTTACGGTGGGAGAAAGGCAGCACAATAAAAAATGCAGTTGCATGCCCTTCTAAAAACAAGGAGGAG aTCTGCATTAGAGATGATGTACATTTAGACAGTCAGATGTCCTACATGTTAATCGAATCAGTCAGTGTGGATCATACTGGCACATATACCTGCAGGAGTAGTAACAACAAAATGAAGTCTGTTAACATTCATGTCCAGG CCGAAGGTTTCCTCTCTGTCCAGCTGGATGACAGCAAAATCATATCAGCTCAGGAGGAACCCACCCCCTGTTTGCAAGCCAATGTTTTCTACCACCCCATGCTGCAGCGCTGTACCTGGGAGGATCCTGATAAAAAAAGGACTAAATGCATCAGGGATGCCTGGGTAACAATGCACAG GACTGTGAAGCTATGTGAGAAGCTCAAATCTGGAGAATATAAGTTACACTTGGAGGCTGgaggacaaaaagaaacaaagaatatatctgtgtgtgttgtag ACAAACCTAAGTTCAATTTAAACACGGCTGATAATACCTTTACCATTGAGACCAGGAGTCCTGTGCCAGCAAATTATTCTTGGATGTCTTGTTCTACCAATGACAG CTGTGAAGCAGACTATGCCTGGGAAGAGATCCCTAACACCAATGAAACAGACACAGATGTCTCCTGTGACAAGCCAATCAAGAGTTTACTTAGCAGACATCAAGTGGATGGACACCAGTTAAAGTTTTGCCTTACTAACTCAGTTGGATCCTGGTGCGAAACATTCCCAGTATACGAGTGGCCTTCACCTCAGCTCTCCAGAG TTGTCTCAAATCCTGAGAACGGCAGCTTGATGGTGCTGAAAGTAGGCAGTTTGGTCCTGCTTCTGGCTTTGTGCGTAGTCAGCATTGTGCTCGCGTACTTTGTCAAAAAGAAG AAACCCCAGTATCAGCCCCAGCTTCAGGTCATCCAGATGGTTGGGCCCAATGATAATGATTACATCTACATCAACTTCAAGGACTTTCAGTACGACCAGAAATGGGAGTTTCCCAGGGAAAACCTGGAATTAG GTAACGAACTGGGCTCTGGGGCTTTTGGCATGGTGGTCCAGGCTACAGCTTATGGTATTAACAAGCCCGGAGTCTCACAGCAGGTGGCCGTTAAGATGCttaaag AGAAACACCAGACTGTGGAGAAAGAGGCTCTGATGTCCGAGCTCAAGATGCTGACCCACATTGGTCACCATGCCAACATTGTTAACCTGCTTGGGGCATGCACAGACACAG GACCCATATATCTGATTTTCCAGTACTGCTGTCACGGAGACCTGCTGAACTACCTAAAGAACAACAGTGAGCGCTACCACAAGTCTGTGACTGACGCTTTCAACAAAGACCGTTTCAGGAGCCTTTACCACAACCTGCAGCCAAGAAAAACTTCTAG tgaGCAAGAAACAGCAGTGGACAACTACGTGCCTATGTACAATTCTACCACTAGGGGGCAGGAGGACATCGCTCTCCTCACCATGAACTCCTGTGACATGGACAGCTTTGAAG ATCTGGAGAGCTACGAAAACCCAGATGATCAGACAGACGACCTGCAGGCCCTGACCTTTGATGACCTGCTGAGCTTTGCCTACCAAGTGGCCAAGGGCATGGAGTTCCTCTCCAGCAAAAAT tgtaTCCATCGGGACCTGGCAGCTCGAAACGTGTTAGTGACAAAGGACAGGCTAGTGAAAATTGGTGACTTCGGACTGGCCCGGGACATCGACAACGACTCCAACTACGTTGTGAGAGGAAAC GTGCGTTTGCCAGTGAAGTGGATGGCACCGGAGAGCATCTTCCAGGGGATGTACACCATGAAAAGTGACGTCTGGGCTTACGGCATCCTCCTCTGGGAAATCTTCTCACTAG GTGTCACTCCGTACCCAGGCATGAAGGTGGATCATCAGTTCTATTCAATGATTGAGAGAGGATTTAAGATGGAGTGTCCATATTACGCCAACGATTCTGT GTACGAgatgatgtgtatgtgttgggCCCCGGATCCCTGCGATCGCCCTTCTTTCTCCAAACTGGTGTCTTTTATGTCTgtacagctgacagacagagaggagaag CTCTACCATAACATGCTCAATGAGTCATCCTGCGACTACCAGAATGCACCGGCCATTTTGGACATTTCCTTCTTGACGAAACAGAACGAGAGCAAGATGCAATCAGCCAATGACTACTGTCAAACTCATGCGACTGAGGAAAGCAAAGCAGAAGTGTGTGACTCAGATACTGTGGAAACTGATGAAAAACTTCTGAAGAATTCTGCTACCGA